Proteins encoded within one genomic window of Candidatus Syntrophocurvum alkaliphilum:
- a CDS encoding AI-2E family transporter, whose amino-acid sequence MNTNWNEKLIISLTVLVVLVSVVIGYSYVLPILKEITSITFIILFPFLLAIFIVNIIRPTQLFLERKTKLRRSFSAFILLLSFVIAVTFFFTVLLNILYREIMKLYNNLNQYSDLSMATLYDILDQLKYNELVLPGGIQLNEATITRIFADLQAFTDSVLNYSFKIAGNVPGFFLFLIISIIAAFFILVDYEKMRDKITNYFAKKNMGKVTDTITLAATSTLTFIKVYLFLVLLTATSAYIVFKLLNIEFALLLAIIVGILDIIPVIGPALLLLPWSGILFLTGNPINAFIILLFYIVMMIARRYLEPKIFGDLIGLNPFITLIALYGGFILGGIVGLVVAPVLTNIVIKTIEGLKSETG is encoded by the coding sequence ATGAACACTAATTGGAATGAAAAATTAATAATTTCGTTAACAGTTTTAGTAGTATTAGTATCGGTAGTAATTGGTTATAGCTATGTACTTCCTATTCTAAAAGAAATAACTTCAATTACTTTTATTATTCTATTCCCATTTCTACTTGCTATTTTTATAGTTAATATTATACGTCCAACACAATTATTCTTAGAAAGAAAAACTAAATTAAGGCGGAGTTTTTCTGCTTTCATTTTATTATTGTCTTTTGTAATTGCAGTTACTTTTTTCTTTACTGTTTTACTAAACATATTATATAGAGAAATAATGAAGCTATATAATAATTTAAATCAATATTCAGATTTATCTATGGCAACATTATATGATATTTTAGATCAATTAAAATATAACGAGTTAGTATTACCAGGTGGTATTCAATTAAATGAAGCAACTATTACTAGAATATTTGCAGATTTACAAGCCTTCACTGATTCAGTCTTAAACTATTCTTTTAAAATTGCAGGTAATGTACCAGGTTTCTTTTTGTTTTTGATTATTTCAATAATAGCAGCCTTCTTTATACTTGTTGATTATGAAAAAATGCGTGATAAAATTACCAATTACTTTGCAAAAAAGAATATGGGTAAAGTTACAGATACTATTACTTTAGCAGCAACTTCCACATTAACCTTTATAAAAGTATATTTATTTTTGGTACTATTAACAGCTACATCAGCATATATAGTTTTCAAGCTACTAAACATTGAATTCGCTTTACTGTTAGCAATAATTGTAGGAATATTAGATATTATCCCTGTTATAGGTCCAGCATTATTATTATTACCTTGGTCAGGAATTCTTTTTTTAACTGGCAATCCTATTAATGCGTTTATTATTTTATTATTTTATATAGTTATGATGATAGCTAGAAGATATTTAGAACCAAAGATATTTGGTGACTTAATAGGACTAAATCCCTTTATCACCTTAATTGCATTATATGGTGGTTTTATACTAGGTGGAATAGTCGGTTTAGTTGTAGCTCCAGTATTAACTAATATAGTAATTAAAACAATAGAAGGATTAAAAAGCGAAACAGGATAA
- a CDS encoding transglycosylase domain-containing protein, whose translation MRFIRKLVYLIIAMVIIIALVSYSFSSGVFFAIDWDNPEPLYLENIKIEKVGDSLVLGYTERNIKYVELHDIPQDLINAFIAIEDNRFFQHRGVDVKGVIRAIAVNIYFKELAQGGSTITQQLARNLFLGHDQTLERKIAEVSIAKQLEQRFSKEKILEMYLNQIYFGNGNWGISQAAKNYFYKNVEDLTLGESALLAGLVQAPSIYAPNKNWTSAINRQKIVLNRMVELEFITEKEAEEAILNY comes from the coding sequence ATGCGTTTTATTAGAAAATTAGTTTATCTAATAATAGCCATGGTTATTATTATAGCTTTAGTTAGCTATAGTTTTAGTAGTGGAGTCTTTTTTGCTATTGATTGGGATAATCCTGAACCTTTATATCTAGAAAATATTAAAATAGAAAAAGTAGGTGACAGCTTAGTATTAGGATATACTGAACGTAATATCAAGTACGTTGAACTACATGATATTCCACAAGATTTAATTAACGCGTTTATTGCTATCGAAGACAATAGATTTTTTCAGCATCGCGGTGTTGATGTAAAAGGCGTTATTAGAGCAATTGCAGTTAATATTTATTTTAAAGAACTTGCCCAGGGGGGAAGTACTATTACTCAACAACTTGCTAGAAATTTATTTTTAGGACATGATCAAACATTAGAAAGAAAAATAGCAGAAGTAAGTATAGCAAAACAGCTCGAGCAACGATTTAGTAAAGAAAAAATTTTAGAAATGTACTTAAATCAAATATATTTTGGTAATGGTAATTGGGGAATTAGTCAGGCAGCTAAAAACTATTTTTATAAAAATGTTGAAGATTTAACCCTAGGTGAGTCAGCTTTATTAGCTGGCTTAGTACAAGCACCATCTATTTATGCACCTAATAAAAACTGGACTTCAGCAATCAATCGACAAAAAATAGTTTTAAACAGAATGGTTGAATTAGAATTTATAACTGAAAAGGAGGCAGAAGAAGCTATCTTAAATTATTAA
- the hydG gene encoding [FeFe] hydrogenase H-cluster radical SAM maturase HydG, with the protein MFINHDYIYNLLENANKATNDEIQSVLNKAKAVKGLSHKDIAILLQIKEPSQLKELFKLAGQVKDSIYGNRVVVFAPLYISNYCVNNCTYCGYKRDNHINRRKLSREEIQEEVKLLEKMGHKRLALEVGEDPVNCPIEYIIDAIDAIYETTNQNGEIRRINVNIAATTVDNYKKLYDANIGTYILFQETYHQPTYESTHPKSLKGNYEYHLTAFDRAMEAGLDDVGGGVLFGLADYKFEVMGLMLHNEHLENNFGVGFHTISVPRLKKAEGMDLNMFSNILSDDEFKKIVAIIRLAVPYTGIILSTRESKEMRKELMNYGVSQISAGSCTGVGGYREKEDGKDAAQFSIEDDRSPLEVLKELVDDNFIPSYCTACYRKGRTGDTFMKLAKSGQIHNVCTPNALMTLMEFALDYGDKDLYDKVQKTVISEVNKIEKNNLKNLIFNNIERLKQGERDLYI; encoded by the coding sequence ATGTTTATAAATCATGATTATATCTATAATTTATTAGAAAATGCAAACAAAGCAACTAATGACGAAATACAAAGTGTTTTAAATAAGGCAAAAGCAGTTAAGGGATTATCCCATAAAGATATTGCAATTTTATTACAAATAAAAGAACCATCACAATTAAAAGAACTTTTTAAGCTAGCAGGACAAGTTAAAGACTCTATTTATGGTAACAGAGTTGTTGTATTTGCTCCTCTATATATTAGTAATTATTGTGTTAATAATTGTACTTATTGTGGTTATAAAAGAGATAACCATATAAATAGAAGAAAGCTTTCTAGAGAAGAAATACAAGAGGAAGTTAAATTGTTAGAAAAAATGGGGCATAAGAGATTAGCATTGGAAGTAGGAGAAGACCCAGTTAATTGTCCGATAGAATATATAATTGATGCTATAGATGCTATATATGAAACAACCAATCAAAATGGTGAAATTAGAAGGATTAATGTAAATATAGCTGCTACAACTGTAGATAACTATAAAAAACTTTATGATGCAAATATAGGAACTTATATCTTATTCCAAGAGACCTATCACCAACCGACTTATGAATCAACACACCCCAAAAGCCTAAAAGGAAATTATGAATATCACTTAACAGCATTTGATAGAGCTATGGAAGCTGGATTAGATGATGTTGGTGGTGGTGTGCTTTTTGGCTTAGCTGATTATAAATTTGAAGTAATGGGTTTAATGCTCCATAATGAGCATTTAGAAAATAATTTTGGAGTAGGGTTTCACACTATATCTGTTCCGAGGCTTAAAAAAGCTGAGGGAATGGATTTAAATATGTTTTCTAATATTTTATCAGATGACGAATTTAAAAAAATAGTAGCAATAATCAGATTAGCAGTACCATATACTGGAATTATACTTTCTACTCGAGAAAGCAAAGAAATGAGAAAAGAACTAATGAATTATGGAGTTTCACAAATAAGTGCTGGTTCATGTACAGGTGTAGGAGGATACCGAGAAAAAGAAGATGGTAAAGATGCTGCTCAATTTTCTATTGAAGATGATCGTAGTCCATTAGAAGTATTAAAAGAACTAGTTGATGATAATTTTATTCCAAGTTATTGTACTGCTTGTTATCGAAAAGGAAGAACTGGGGATACATTTATGAAATTAGCCAAATCAGGACAGATTCATAATGTATGTACACCTAATGCCCTTATGACTCTTATGGAATTTGCATTAGATTATGGTGATAAAGATTTGTACGATAAAGTTCAAAAAACTGTAATATCTGAAGTAAATAAAATTGAAAAGAATAATCTTAAAAATTTAATATTTAATAATATCGAAAGATTAAAACAAGGAGAAAGAGATCTATATATATAG
- the hydE gene encoding [FeFe] hydrogenase H-cluster radical SAM maturase HydE produces the protein MSSKIKTLKQITNKLYYQNNLDSKELLYLLNNINTEIKQDIIEKSNKTKINIYGNKIFMRGLIEFTNYCKKSCEYCGIRAQNKNIDRYRLSLDQILSCCEEGNKLGFKTFVLQGGEDSYYTDDKIVEIIQTIKKNYSDSAITLSIGEKSYDSYKNFFDAGADRYLLRHETASKELYDKFHKNSSFESRIKCLWNLKKIGFQVGAGFMIGLPGQSNEDLVKDVMFIKELQPHMVGIGPFIPHKDTSLRNNNSGTIDKTIIMLAIIRLFLPKVLLPATTALGSIDPLGREKGLQAGANVVMPNLSPTVVRDKYALYDGKICTGDEAAKCRTCIEDKINKAGFTIDMSRGDHISWKGR, from the coding sequence ATGTCATCTAAAATTAAGACATTAAAACAAATTACTAATAAGCTCTACTATCAAAACAATCTTGACTCAAAAGAGTTATTATATTTGCTTAATAATATTAATACTGAAATAAAACAAGATATTATAGAAAAATCTAATAAAACAAAAATAAATATTTATGGAAATAAGATTTTCATGAGAGGGTTAATAGAGTTTACTAATTATTGCAAAAAAAGTTGCGAATACTGTGGTATTAGAGCTCAAAACAAAAATATTGATAGATATAGATTGAGTTTAGATCAAATATTATCCTGTTGTGAAGAAGGGAATAAGTTAGGTTTTAAAACGTTTGTCCTCCAAGGTGGAGAAGATAGTTATTATACAGATGATAAAATTGTTGAAATAATACAAACAATTAAAAAAAATTACAGTGATTCAGCTATAACTCTATCTATTGGTGAAAAATCGTATGATTCTTATAAAAATTTTTTTGATGCAGGTGCGGACAGATATCTTTTAAGACATGAAACAGCTTCGAAAGAACTATATGATAAATTTCATAAGAACTCAAGTTTTGAAAGTAGAATTAAATGTTTATGGAATCTGAAGAAAATAGGCTTTCAAGTAGGAGCAGGTTTTATGATTGGGTTACCAGGACAATCTAATGAAGATTTAGTTAAAGATGTAATGTTCATAAAAGAGCTTCAGCCACACATGGTTGGCATAGGTCCTTTTATTCCACATAAAGACACATCATTAAGAAACAATAATTCTGGAACAATAGATAAAACTATAATAATGTTGGCCATAATAAGACTATTTTTACCCAAAGTTCTTTTACCAGCAACAACTGCTCTTGGTAGTATTGACCCTTTAGGAAGAGAAAAAGGGCTACAAGCCGGAGCTAATGTAGTTATGCCAAACTTATCTCCAACTGTTGTTAGAGATAAATATGCTCTTTATGATGGCAAAATTTGCACTGGAGATGAAGCTGCTAAATGTAGAACTTGTATAGAAGATAAGATAAATAAGGCTGGTTTTACTATTGATATGTCACGAGGAGACCATATAAGTTGGAAGGGAAGGTAG
- a CDS encoding TM1266 family iron-only hydrogenase system putative regulator, with amino-acid sequence MKKIAVISAILDEPLMSQEQFNKVIANFKGIIRGRMGIPFEEEGISVVTITVIGEIDEINSLTGKLGNIPNVQVKTSISKKDIKDKD; translated from the coding sequence TTGAAAAAAATTGCTGTTATTAGTGCTATTTTAGATGAACCATTAATGAGTCAAGAACAATTTAATAAAGTTATAGCTAACTTTAAGGGAATCATTAGAGGTCGAATGGGAATACCTTTTGAAGAAGAGGGAATTTCAGTAGTAACTATTACTGTTATTGGGGAAATAGATGAAATAAATAGTCTAACAGGAAAACTAGGAAATATACCAAATGTTCAAGTTAAAACTTCTATCTCAAAAAAAGATATAAAAGACAAGGACTGA